In Paenibacillus sp. J23TS9, a single genomic region encodes these proteins:
- a CDS encoding DUF917 domain-containing protein, protein MRYLDKAAVENIAVGAAFLGTGGGGDPYIGKLMALSAIEKFGPVQLFSVDEIKDEDFFIPAAMMGAPSVLVEKFPKGDEFVKVFQKLANYLGKDQITGTFPMEAGGVNSMIPIVVAAQLGLPLIDCDGMGRAFPELQMVTFNLDGMPATPMAISDEKGNIGIFETINNTWTERLARVATVEMGASALVSLYPATGAQMKQSGVHHIVTLSEQIGEIITSKNREANDKLQELLKLVSGYELFQGKIVDVIRETKGGFNLGQMHLEGIEAFKGGEMKVHFQNENLIAEKNGQVVAMTPDLICLVDFETLSPVTTESLKYGKRVRVVGLPAHEKWRTEKGVQTVGPRYFGYDYDYVAIEELVKKAVAENV, encoded by the coding sequence ATGAGATATTTAGATAAAGCAGCTGTTGAAAACATCGCCGTCGGCGCAGCCTTTCTGGGAACCGGCGGAGGGGGAGACCCTTATATCGGAAAATTGATGGCTCTCTCGGCCATTGAGAAGTTTGGACCTGTACAGTTATTCTCGGTTGATGAGATTAAGGATGAGGACTTTTTCATTCCGGCCGCGATGATGGGGGCGCCTTCCGTACTCGTGGAGAAATTCCCTAAAGGGGACGAGTTTGTAAAGGTTTTTCAAAAACTAGCGAATTACTTAGGAAAAGATCAGATTACCGGCACGTTTCCGATGGAGGCGGGGGGTGTCAATTCCATGATTCCCATCGTCGTTGCGGCGCAGCTGGGATTGCCCCTGATCGACTGTGACGGTATGGGACGTGCATTTCCGGAGCTTCAAATGGTGACGTTTAACCTGGACGGCATGCCGGCGACACCGATGGCGATTTCGGATGAAAAAGGGAATATCGGTATCTTTGAGACTATTAATAATACATGGACGGAACGGCTCGCCAGGGTGGCAACGGTAGAAATGGGTGCCAGTGCTCTAGTAAGCCTATATCCGGCAACAGGTGCTCAAATGAAGCAAAGCGGAGTTCATCATATTGTGACCCTTTCTGAACAGATCGGAGAGATCATTACATCGAAGAATCGGGAAGCCAATGATAAGCTTCAAGAACTGTTGAAACTTGTGTCCGGCTATGAACTTTTCCAAGGCAAAATCGTAGATGTCATTCGGGAAACCAAGGGAGGATTTAACCTCGGCCAAATGCATCTCGAAGGAATCGAGGCGTTTAAAGGCGGAGAGATGAAGGTTCATTTTCAAAATGAAAACCTGATTGCTGAAAAGAACGGTCAAGTGGTAGCGATGACCCCCGATTTGATCTGTCTGGTTGATTTCGAAACTTTGTCGCCTGTAACCACGGAGAGCCTAAAATACGGTAAGCGCGTACGGGTGGTTGGACTGCCCGCTCATGAAAAGTGGAGAACCGAAAAGGGAGTCCAGACGGTAGGACCAAGATACTTCGGATATGATTACGATTATGTTGCTATTGAGGAACTGGTGAAAAAGGCGGTGGCTGAAAATGTATAG